TTGCCGGTGGCGTAGTAGTCGAGGAACAGCAGGGGCTCGGCGCCCTGGGCCAGAAGGTCGTTGACGCACATGGCGACCAGATCGACGCCGACGCCGTCATGACGGCCGGTTTCGATGGCGATCTTCAGCTTGGTGCCGACGCCGTCGGTGGTGGCGACGATCAGCGGATCCTCGAATCCGGCGGCCTTGAGGTCGAACAGGGCGCCGAATCCCCCCAGCGAAGCCTCGGCTCCGGGGCGGCGAGTCGACTTCGCCAGAGGCTTGATGGCGTCCACCAGCTGTTCGCCGGCGTCGATATCCACGCCCGCATCGGCGTAGGTCAGGCCGTTTTTCAGCGTTTCGGGGCTGTCGGTCATGGATCGGGGCCTGAATCAGTGCGGAAATGTGTTGCGGCTCTTGCCACAAAGGCGTCGCGCGGGGCTATAGCATCCGAATGACGCCAATCACCACCAATGACGCGCTGGTTGCTTTCTGTGAGGCCGTTGCGCAGGCTCCGTTCATCGCCGTGGACACCGAGTTCATGCGCGAGACCACCTATTGGCCCAAGCTGTGCCTGATCCAGGCTGCGACCCCGACGCATGAGGCGATCATCGATCCGCTGGCGGACGGTCTGGATCTGGAGCCCTTCCTGGACATCCTGCGCGACCCGGCCGTGATCAAGGTCTTCCACGCCGCGCGTCAGGACACCGAGATCTTCGTCAAACTGGGCGCCATGCCCAAGCCGATGTTCGACACCCAGGTCGCGGCCATGGCCGCCGGGTTCGGCGATCAGGTCAGCTACGACTCGCTCGTGCGCCAGATGCTGAAGGTCGATCTCGACAAGGGCAGCCGCTTCACCGACTGGGCTCGCCGCCCGCTGTCGGACGCCCAACTGACCTACGCCATCGGCGATGTGACCCACCTCGCGGCCCTCTATCCCAAGCTGCGCGACCGGCTGTCCCGGGAGGGCCGTCTGGACTGGGTGACGTCGGAGATGGAGGATCTGGTCGATCCCGCCCTCTATGACACCACGCCCGACAACGCCTGGAAGCGTCTGCGGCCCAAGAAGTACGCGGCCAAATACCTCGCGGCCTTCAAGGCGACGGCGGTGTGGCGCGAGACGGCGGCGCAGGAGCGCGACCAGCCGCGCGGCCGCATCCTCAAGGACGAGGCCATCGACGAGATCGCCACCCAGGCGCCGACCGACGTCGAGGCCTTCAACCGCCTGCGCTCGGTGCCCAAGGGTTTCGGCGGCTCGCGGTTGGGGCTGGAACTGATCGAGGAGCTGAAGCGGGTCATGGCCGACCCCGAGGCCCATGCGCCCAAGCTGGATCGTCCGTCGCACAACCAGCCGGCCCCGCCGTCGGTGGTCGAGCTGCTCAAGGTGCTGCTCAAGGCCAAGAGCGACAACGCCGGCGTGGCTTCCAAGCTGATCGCCACGGTCGCCGATCTGGAGAAGATCGCCTTGTCGGACACCGCCGAGGTCGAGGCCCTGCACGGCTGGCGGCGTCAGCTGTTCGGCGAGGACGCGCTCAAGCTCAAGCGCGGCGAGATCGCCCTGGTCCTGAACGGCCCGCGGGTCGAGGTCGTCGAGATCGAGTAGTTCTGACGTCTCCTCCCCGTCGCGCAGCGATGGGGAGGTGGCTCCGAGCGCTTGCGAGGAGACGGAGGGGGCGACACCGTGCCGGCCGCCGAGTTCCTCACCTGAAAAACTCTCCTCGCCCCCTCCGTCTCGTCGGCTGAGCGCCGCCGATCCACCTCCCCATTCGCCCGGCGGCGAACGGGGAGGAGAGTTACTTCACCGGTTCCCAGAGTTCGATCTGGTTGCCTTCGGGGTCCTGGATGCGGGCGAAGCGGCCGACCTCGGGGCTGTCCCATTCGGCCTTGGTGATGGCCTCGACGCCGGCGACCCGCAGGCTGGCCAGCAGGGTGTCGAGATCGTCGACGCGCAGGTTGATCATGAACTGCTTCTCGGCCGGGAAGTAATCCGTATCGGCCTTGAACGGGGCGAAGACGGTCGGGCCGGCCTGCTGGTCCCAGACGAACTGGCCCTCGGGCGCCCCGACGCCCAGATGCTCCAGATACCAGGCGCCGAGCGCCTTGGGGTCCTTCGCCCTGAAGAAGAAGCCGCCGATCCCGGTCACCGCCATGATATTCCCCCTTTGGTTTCGCCGGGAGAATGATCCTCGGCAGCGTCAGATGTCCAGCTTGAGCTTCATGGCCTCGGCCAGGGCCTTGGCGCGACGGCGGGTCTGTTCGCCCAGCAGGACGTCGGCATAGCCGTCTGAGGCCGTGAGACGCAGCAGACCGCGATCGACCGTGACCGAGGCGTTGGCCAGAAGCTGGGGCGAGCGGCCCGAGAGGTCGCAGCCGAGGCGCATGGCCAGGCCCAGGGCGCGGGCGCGCTGGCGGGCGGTCTCGTCCAGCAACCGATCGACCGCCGCGGGATCGGGCGTCGCCGCCGAGCCGCCGTAGCGGGCGTTGAGTACACAGGCCAGGAAGACGCGTTCGGCGTGGCTCTGGCCCGGGATGGGCGCCCGCAGGACCTGATCGAAGACCAGCTCCAGCCGGTGGTCGGGATGCAGCCGGGCGCCGAGGTCGGCCAGCTGGCAGGCGGCCGAGGCCAGGACGTCGTCGCGCCGACGACCGAACGCCGGGGGCAGGGCGGCGATGACGTCCGCGAGCCAGCCGCGCAGGGCGCCGGGCAGGGTCGGCGAGATGCCCTGGCGGCCGCCCAGGGCCGCGCAGCCCGCGATCAGCGGGTCCTCGACGGCCTCGTCGCGGTCCAGGGCCTCGAACAGAAGCCCCTCGCGCAGGCCCCAGGCCGAGAAGTGGATGGTCTTGAGGCCGAGACGGTCGATCAGCCCCTCCAGCACGAGGGCGGAGTAGGGCAGGGTCTCGGCGCGCTTCTTCGACAGGCCGGGCAGGCGGTCCAGCGAGGCGCGCGACTGCTGGGCCACCAGCCGGGCCACGCCGCGCGCATCGTCGGCGTTCATAGCGTACTGGTGCACGATCCGGATCGGATAGCCGTTCATGGCCATGTGCAGCTGGGCCAGGGAGCGCCAGCCGCCGCCGACGGCGTGCAGGCTGTCGGTGGCGAAGGGCTTGGCCGCGGGCTTGAGCCGCTCGGCGATGGTGGCGCGCAGGCGGCCGGTGTCGAAGCCGGCGGGATCGGCCAGGCTGAACGGGCCCAGCGGCAGGGTGATCCCGGGCTTGAGCGTCTGGCCCTCCAGCCGGATGAGCTCAAGGCTGGAGCCGCCCATGTCGGCCGCGACCCCCTCGGCCGTCGGATCGCCCGCCAGCACGCCGAGCGCCGAATAGCGGGCCTCTTCCTCGCCCGACAGGACGCGGACCTGAAGCCCCGTCTCGGCGGCGACACGCTGGCAGAACTCGGGGCCGTCGATGGCGTCGCGCACGGCAGCGGTGGCGGTCACATGCAGATAGGCCGGGCGCACGCTCTCCAGCACCGCCGCGAATCGCCTGAGCGCCGTCAGGGCCATTTCGACGCCGACGGGCGAAAGCTTCCCGGTCGCGGGCAGGTCGCGGCCCAGACCCGCGAGGACCTTTTCGTTGAACACCGTCCAGATGGCGCGCCCTTCAAGCCGGTAGAGCACCAGGCGCACGGAGTTGGAGCCGATATCGACGACCGCCGCCTCCCGCGGGGCGATGTAGGATTCGATCACTTAGGTCGGGCTCAACGCGAGGGGCGCACGTAGCGCAGGGCTTCGGGCTTGTTCTTCACCTTGCGGCCGCGGCCCGAGAGGCTGGGGTTGGTCATGAAGTATTTGTGCGCCGAGAAGGGCCGTTCCGGATCGGCCGGGGTGACGCGCACATAGTTCCCCTCGGCGTCCAGTGTCCAGCTCTGGGCGTCGTCCTTGAGGTTGGCGACCATGATCTGGTCCAGCACCTGATCGTGGACG
The genomic region above belongs to Brevundimonas goettingensis and contains:
- the rnd gene encoding ribonuclease D yields the protein MTPITTNDALVAFCEAVAQAPFIAVDTEFMRETTYWPKLCLIQAATPTHEAIIDPLADGLDLEPFLDILRDPAVIKVFHAARQDTEIFVKLGAMPKPMFDTQVAAMAAGFGDQVSYDSLVRQMLKVDLDKGSRFTDWARRPLSDAQLTYAIGDVTHLAALYPKLRDRLSREGRLDWVTSEMEDLVDPALYDTTPDNAWKRLRPKKYAAKYLAAFKATAVWRETAAQERDQPRGRILKDEAIDEIATQAPTDVEAFNRLRSVPKGFGGSRLGLELIEELKRVMADPEAHAPKLDRPSHNQPAPPSVVELLKVLLKAKSDNAGVASKLIATVADLEKIALSDTAEVEALHGWRRQLFGEDALKLKRGEIALVLNGPRVEVVEIE
- a CDS encoding Ppx/GppA phosphatase family protein — encoded protein: MIESYIAPREAAVVDIGSNSVRLVLYRLEGRAIWTVFNEKVLAGLGRDLPATGKLSPVGVEMALTALRRFAAVLESVRPAYLHVTATAAVRDAIDGPEFCQRVAAETGLQVRVLSGEEEARYSALGVLAGDPTAEGVAADMGGSSLELIRLEGQTLKPGITLPLGPFSLADPAGFDTGRLRATIAERLKPAAKPFATDSLHAVGGGWRSLAQLHMAMNGYPIRIVHQYAMNADDARGVARLVAQQSRASLDRLPGLSKKRAETLPYSALVLEGLIDRLGLKTIHFSAWGLREGLLFEALDRDEAVEDPLIAGCAALGGRQGISPTLPGALRGWLADVIAALPPAFGRRRDDVLASAACQLADLGARLHPDHRLELVFDQVLRAPIPGQSHAERVFLACVLNARYGGSAATPDPAAVDRLLDETARQRARALGLAMRLGCDLSGRSPQLLANASVTVDRGLLRLTASDGYADVLLGEQTRRRAKALAEAMKLKLDI
- a CDS encoding VOC family protein, which gives rise to MAVTGIGGFFFRAKDPKALGAWYLEHLGVGAPEGQFVWDQQAGPTVFAPFKADTDYFPAEKQFMINLRVDDLDTLLASLRVAGVEAITKAEWDSPEVGRFARIQDPEGNQIELWEPVK